A region of Pseudomonas cavernicola DNA encodes the following proteins:
- a CDS encoding SDR family oxidoreductase, giving the protein MTSTLFITGATSGFGEACARRFAQAGWSLVLSGRRASRLQALCDELSALTDVYPLELDVRDRHAMEAAIATLPAKFAKLRGLINNAGLALGTDPAPQCDLNDWDTMVDTNIKGLMYSTRLLLPRLIAHGRGASIVNLGSIAGSYPYPGSHVYGATKAFVRQFSLSLRCDLQGTGVRVTNIEPGLCESEFSLVRFGGDQARYDATYAGAEAIQSEDIAETIFWVLNQPAHININTLELMPVSQTWAGFAIDRSAN; this is encoded by the coding sequence ATGACTTCGACTTTGTTTATTACCGGCGCTACTTCCGGCTTCGGCGAAGCCTGTGCCCGGCGCTTTGCCCAGGCCGGCTGGTCGCTGGTGCTCAGTGGCCGCCGCGCGAGCCGCCTGCAGGCGCTCTGCGATGAGTTGTCGGCACTCACCGATGTATACCCGTTGGAGCTCGATGTGCGTGACCGGCATGCGATGGAGGCGGCGATTGCTACCTTGCCGGCGAAGTTCGCCAAGCTGCGTGGGCTGATCAATAACGCCGGGCTGGCGCTCGGTACTGACCCGGCGCCGCAGTGCGATCTGAATGACTGGGACACCATGGTCGACACCAACATCAAGGGCCTGATGTACAGCACCCGCTTGCTGCTGCCGCGGCTGATCGCCCATGGTCGTGGCGCGAGCATCGTCAACCTCGGCTCGATTGCCGGCAGCTATCCCTATCCGGGCAGCCATGTGTATGGCGCGACCAAGGCATTCGTGCGGCAGTTCTCGCTGAGCTTGCGCTGCGACCTGCAAGGCACCGGCGTGCGGGTGACCAATATCGAGCCGGGGCTGTGCGAGAGCGAGTTTTCCCTGGTGCGTTTCGGCGGTGATCAGGCGCGCTATGACGCGACATACGCGGGTGCCGAGGCGATTCAATCGGAAGACATTGCCGAGACGATTTTCTGGGTACTCAACCAACCGGCCCACATCAACATCAACACCCTGGAGTTGATGCCGGTGAGCCAGACGTGGGCGGGTTTCGCTATTGATCGCTCAGCGAACTGA
- a CDS encoding glycerophosphodiester phosphodiesterase — translation MLRFARFLLAPLLLIVAALAGLALTSTPTSTPAVLASLGDQPLVIAHRGGRGLWPENSLFAFERANALGVDMLEMDLRRSRDGELVVIHDAKINRTTNGSGKVAELSLAELQALDAGYRWTADGGESYPYRDQGIRIPTFAEVLARFPQKAKVVEIKVPDSGMEAQLCQLLEASGQRDRVLVGSFYDRSLQSFREVCPGVATSAGPTSVRLLVALNWIGLGALLSPSYQALQIPERSGSLEVASNSLLHTAQARGLNVQLWTINEQPAMRHLLDMGAQGLITDYPDRALQLLGRSTRVSSLSDQ, via the coding sequence ATGCTGCGCTTCGCCCGCTTTCTGCTCGCTCCGCTGCTGTTGATCGTTGCCGCTCTCGCTGGACTGGCGCTGACCAGTACGCCGACCAGCACCCCGGCGGTGCTCGCTAGCCTGGGTGACCAGCCGCTGGTGATTGCCCATCGCGGCGGCCGTGGGCTGTGGCCGGAAAACAGCCTGTTCGCCTTTGAGCGGGCCAACGCGTTGGGCGTCGACATGCTGGAAATGGATCTCCGACGCAGCCGTGATGGCGAACTGGTAGTGATCCACGACGCGAAGATCAATCGCACCACCAATGGTTCGGGGAAGGTCGCCGAGCTCAGCCTGGCCGAGCTGCAAGCCCTGGACGCCGGCTACCGGTGGACCGCCGACGGTGGCGAAAGCTATCCGTACCGCGATCAGGGCATCCGCATCCCGACCTTCGCCGAGGTGCTGGCGCGCTTCCCGCAGAAGGCCAAAGTAGTCGAGATCAAGGTGCCGGATAGTGGCATGGAAGCGCAGCTGTGCCAGTTGCTCGAAGCCAGCGGCCAGCGTGATCGGGTGCTAGTCGGCAGTTTTTACGACCGCAGCCTGCAGAGTTTTCGCGAAGTGTGCCCGGGCGTGGCCACATCCGCCGGGCCGACCTCGGTGCGCCTGCTCGTCGCGTTGAATTGGATCGGCCTCGGCGCGCTGCTGTCGCCGTCTTACCAGGCCCTGCAAATCCCCGAACGCAGTGGCAGCCTGGAAGTCGCCAGCAACAGCCTGCTACATACCGCGCAGGCGCGCGGCCTGAATGTGCAGCTGTGGACCATTAACGAGCAGCCGGCGATGCGCCATCTGCTCGACATGGGCGCCCAAGGCCTGATCACCGATTACCCGGATCGCGCCCTGCAACTACTCGGTCGCTCGACCCGGGTCAGTTCGCTGAGCGATCAATAG